A region of Vitis riparia cultivar Riparia Gloire de Montpellier isolate 1030 chromosome 1, EGFV_Vit.rip_1.0, whole genome shotgun sequence DNA encodes the following proteins:
- the LOC117925294 gene encoding probable calcium-binding protein CML31 → MINCSIYERILKRFDEDGDGKPSPSELRRCVETIGEVLLMEEAQEVVESMDSDGDGLVGLEEFVGWMEREGEERKMEALREAFRMYETEGSECITPKSLKRMLSRLGESRSVEDCSVMIRQFDVNGDGVLSFDEFKLMML, encoded by the coding sequence ATGATTAACTGCAGCATATATGAACGCATATTGAAGCGCTTTGATGAAGATGGAGATGGGAAACCCTCTCCTTCGGAGCTTCGACGCTGTGTGGAGACGATAGGGGAGGTGCTGCTGATGGAGGAGGCGCAGGAGGTGGTGGAGTCGATGGACTCAGACGGGGATGGGTTGGTGGGGTTGGAGGAATTTGTGGGGTGGATGGAGAGAGAGGGCGAAGAGAGAAAGATGGAGGCGTTGAGAGAGGCTTTTAGGATGTATGAGACGGAAGGGAGTGAGTGTATTACTCCAAAGAGCTTGAAGAGGATGCTGAGTAGATTGGGGGAGTCGAGAAGTGTGGAAGACTGCAGTGTTATGATCCGGCAGTTTGATGTAAATGGGGATGGGGTTCTGAGCTTTGATGAGTTCAAGCTCATGATGCTTTAA
- the LOC117924350 gene encoding probable calcium-binding protein CML31 translates to MINCNIYERIFKRFDEDGDGKLSPSELRRCVGTIGEELLMEEAQEVVESVDSDGDGLLGLEEFVGWMEREGEERKMEELREAFRMYEMEGSECITPKSLKRMLSRLGESRSVEDCSVMIRQFDVNGDGVLSFDEFKLMML, encoded by the coding sequence ATGATTAACTGCAACATATATGAACGCATATTCAAGCGTTTTGATGAAGATGGTGACGGCAAACTCTCTCCTTCGGAGCTTCGACGCTGCGTGGGGACGATAGGGGAGGAGCTGCTCATGGAGGAGGCGCAGGAGGTGGTGGAGTCGGTGGACTCGGACGGAGATGGGCTGCTGGGATTGGAGGAATTTGTGGGGTGGATGGAGAGGGAGGGTGAAGAGAGAAAGATGGAGGAGTTGAGAGAGGCTTTTAGGATGTATGAGATGGAAGGGAGTGAGTGTATTACTCCAAAGAGCTTGAAGAGGATGCTGAGTAGATTGGGGGAGTCGAGAAGTGTGGAAGACTGCAGTGTCATGATCAGACAGTTTGATGTAAACGGCGATGGCGTTCTTAGCTTTGATGAATTCAAGCTCATGATGCTGTGA